The Lachnospiraceae bacterium oral taxon 500 genome window below encodes:
- the priA gene encoding primosomal protein N', whose translation MLSSAKALDRLFTYRVPPELAALAEIGSIVQIPFGKANKTQKALVVETEVSAPEQVFEIKSILNAAPEQLLREEQISLARWMKKYYAATLPSVIKLMLPPSFQVRPKKQVIYFLKADPAGAADYRDALAGQRYQKRRDLIDYFLHFKQQDFPELREQSFYSKAALDALLQDGLIGRQETALSVLAPYQKDISRPAVKKQLNAGQQRVYQAIRSDFRGVHLLRGVTGSGKTEIYFELIEDVLKAGKQAIVLFPEIILTFALVRRFLERFGDAVGLFHSRLSEGEKLTEWERARNGEIKIMLGPRSALFAPLANLGIIIIDEEHESSYKSELMPKFHAVETAAKMGKIYDIPVILGSATPSVESYYYAGQGRFRLHRLEEKALTDRPVESHLIDMRQELANGNRSFLSAELEQAISGALARREQVILLNNRRGYAKFVSCRKCGFVYQCPDCELPLTYHKEPEEMICHHCGFSRPVQRTCPSCGSPYLKAFGMGTQKIEKELKIKYPETPVIRMDHDSTRTKHGHDLKLQEFARAESGILIGTQMIAKGLDFHNVTVVGVLAVDQGLYTDDFRAGERTFQLLTQMIGRTGRGGKPGQAFLQTYSPEHFAVRAGLCQDYEAFYREEIRYRQLLNNPPFREILEIVVTHPVLAEAKRMAAALTAELKQLIAAKKWDIAMIGPAVPYVFKQAGAYREALLLKANQHKELTFLMHYLYNKKIEKMGFGLYLSINPQFFS comes from the coding sequence ATGCTGTCCAGTGCGAAAGCATTGGATCGGCTCTTTACTTATCGGGTACCGCCGGAACTGGCCGCTCTGGCGGAAATCGGTTCAATCGTGCAGATTCCTTTCGGCAAAGCCAATAAGACCCAAAAGGCTTTGGTGGTAGAAACGGAAGTTTCCGCACCGGAGCAGGTTTTTGAAATCAAGAGTATTTTAAATGCTGCACCGGAACAATTACTCAGGGAAGAACAAATTTCGCTGGCGCGGTGGATGAAAAAATATTATGCCGCCACCCTTCCGTCGGTCATTAAATTAATGCTGCCGCCGTCTTTTCAGGTGCGGCCGAAAAAACAGGTTATTTATTTTCTGAAAGCAGATCCGGCCGGAGCCGCTGATTATCGCGATGCTTTGGCGGGACAGCGTTATCAAAAAAGGCGGGATTTAATTGATTATTTTCTTCACTTTAAACAGCAGGATTTTCCGGAACTAAGGGAGCAGAGTTTTTACAGCAAAGCGGCTCTGGATGCTTTATTGCAGGATGGGCTGATTGGCCGGCAGGAAACGGCTCTGTCGGTACTGGCGCCGTACCAAAAGGATATTTCCCGGCCAGCGGTCAAAAAGCAGCTGAACGCCGGACAGCAAAGAGTATATCAGGCTATCCGCTCGGATTTTCGGGGGGTGCATCTGCTCCGGGGCGTAACCGGGAGCGGCAAGACGGAGATTTATTTTGAACTGATCGAGGATGTGCTGAAAGCGGGGAAGCAGGCGATTGTTCTGTTTCCGGAGATTATTTTAACCTTTGCTCTGGTCCGCCGGTTTTTGGAGCGTTTTGGCGATGCAGTCGGTTTATTTCACAGCCGCTTGTCCGAGGGTGAGAAACTGACGGAGTGGGAAAGAGCCCGAAACGGTGAGATCAAAATCATGCTGGGGCCCCGCTCGGCGCTGTTTGCGCCGTTAGCGAATCTGGGCATCATCATTATTGACGAGGAGCATGAAAGCAGTTATAAATCAGAGCTGATGCCAAAGTTTCATGCGGTTGAGACGGCGGCCAAAATGGGGAAAATTTATGATATCCCGGTTATTTTAGGCAGTGCTACGCCCTCGGTGGAAAGTTATTACTACGCCGGGCAGGGAAGATTCCGGCTGCACCGTCTGGAGGAGAAAGCATTGACCGACCGGCCGGTGGAATCGCATTTGATTGATATGCGGCAGGAGCTGGCGAATGGCAATCGCTCTTTTTTGAGCGCTGAGTTAGAGCAGGCAATCAGCGGAGCGCTGGCCCGCAGGGAGCAGGTCATTTTGCTCAATAACCGGCGCGGTTATGCCAAGTTCGTATCCTGCCGGAAATGCGGCTTTGTTTATCAATGTCCGGATTGCGAACTGCCGCTGACTTATCATAAGGAGCCGGAAGAGATGATATGTCATCACTGCGGCTTCAGCCGGCCGGTGCAGAGAACTTGTCCGAGCTGCGGCAGTCCTTATTTAAAAGCTTTTGGCATGGGGACGCAAAAAATTGAAAAGGAATTAAAAATCAAATATCCGGAAACGCCGGTGATCCGGATGGACCATGACAGTACCCGAACCAAGCATGGTCATGACTTAAAACTGCAGGAGTTTGCCCGAGCCGAGAGCGGGATTTTAATCGGCACGCAAATGATTGCCAAAGGACTGGATTTTCATAATGTAACAGTGGTCGGTGTTTTGGCGGTTGATCAGGGATTATATACCGATGATTTCCGAGCGGGGGAAAGAACCTTTCAGCTGCTGACTCAGATGATTGGCCGGACGGGCCGGGGCGGTAAGCCGGGGCAGGCTTTTTTGCAGACCTATTCGCCGGAGCATTTTGCCGTTAGAGCCGGGCTCTGTCAGGATTATGAGGCTTTTTACCGGGAGGAGATTCGTTACCGGCAATTACTGAACAATCCACCTTTTCGTGAAATCCTGGAAATTGTAGTGACACATCCGGTTCTGGCGGAAGCGAAACGGATGGCAGCGGCACTGACAGCGGAGCTGAAACAGCTGATCGCTGCTAAAAAATGGGATATTGCCATGATCGGCCCGGCTGTGCCGTATGTATTTAAGCAGGCGGGGGCTTACCGGGAGGCTCTATTGTTAAAGGCAAATCAACATAAAGAGTTGACTTTTCTTATGCATTACCTATATAATAAAAAGATAGAGAAAATGGGTTTTGGACTTTATCTGAGTATCAATCCGCAGTTTTTTAGTTAA
- a CDS encoding peptidylprolyl isomerase, with protein MQNPIVTILMENGAQIKAELYPEIAPNTVRNFISLIQKGFYNGLIFHRVIPGFVIQGGDPDGTGMGGPGYCIRGEFKANGFTNDLKHEDGVLSMARTQVHDSAGSQFFIMDAPSARLDGNYSAFGKVTEGMDEVHRIARVARDYRDKPEQPERMKTVTVETFGEDYAEPEKLPETK; from the coding sequence ATGCAAAATCCAATTGTCACAATTTTAATGGAAAACGGAGCGCAAATCAAAGCCGAACTTTATCCGGAGATTGCGCCCAACACCGTCAGAAACTTTATTTCTTTGATCCAAAAGGGCTTCTATAACGGCTTGATTTTTCACCGGGTGATTCCCGGCTTTGTTATCCAAGGCGGCGACCCGGACGGCACCGGTATGGGCGGACCGGGGTACTGTATTCGCGGAGAGTTTAAGGCGAATGGTTTTACCAATGACTTAAAGCATGAGGACGGCGTGCTGTCCATGGCCAGAACCCAGGTGCATGATTCGGCCGGCAGTCAGTTTTTTATTATGGATGCTCCGTCGGCTCGGCTGGATGGAAATTATTCCGCTTTCGGCAAGGTAACCGAAGGAATGGACGAGGTACACCGGATTGCCAGAGTAGCGAGAGATTACCGCGATAAGCCGGAGCAGCCGGAGAGAATGAAGACGGTAACAGTCGAAACTTTTGGCGAGGATTATGCCGAGCCGGAAAAACTGCCGGAGACGAAATAG
- a CDS encoding YicC family protein, whose amino-acid sequence MIRSMTGFGSETLIRNGKSLTVEIRSVNHRYCEINIKLPKKLYFLENGIRNQLKQKLLRGKIEVFVQYQRADGLDVNISYNKPLAEKYLAELLKMSQELFLENDLSVSKFLTLPDLFRAEEEDEAEEFLEELALAAAESAASKVVAARELEGSLLQADILKKTEEIRAQVILLPELEKQSVELYRQRLKERLSELLQAENIDESRIVTETALMADKLSVDEEIVRLQGHLVHLQEVLREESGIGKKLDFIVQEMNRETNTIASKSADMEMKNITINLKNIIEKIREQVQNIE is encoded by the coding sequence ATGATAAGAAGTATGACTGGATTTGGTTCGGAAACACTGATCAGGAACGGGAAAAGTCTGACTGTGGAAATCCGTTCTGTCAATCACCGTTACTGTGAGATTAATATTAAGCTGCCTAAGAAACTGTATTTTTTGGAAAACGGAATCCGAAATCAACTCAAGCAAAAACTGCTGCGGGGGAAGATTGAAGTTTTCGTGCAATATCAGCGGGCGGACGGTCTGGATGTCAATATCAGCTATAATAAGCCGCTGGCGGAAAAATATTTGGCCGAACTTTTAAAAATGTCGCAGGAGCTTTTTTTGGAAAATGACTTGTCGGTTTCCAAGTTTTTGACGCTGCCGGATCTTTTTCGGGCGGAAGAAGAGGATGAAGCCGAGGAGTTTTTGGAGGAGTTGGCACTGGCGGCGGCGGAGTCGGCGGCGAGTAAGGTGGTGGCCGCCAGAGAGCTGGAAGGCAGCCTTTTGCAGGCCGATATCTTGAAAAAAACCGAGGAAATCAGGGCACAGGTCATCCTTTTACCGGAACTGGAAAAACAGTCGGTCGAGCTTTACCGGCAAAGACTGAAGGAGCGGCTGTCCGAGCTGTTACAGGCGGAAAATATTGATGAAAGCCGAATCGTGACCGAAACAGCGCTGATGGCGGATAAGCTGTCGGTGGATGAAGAAATCGTCCGGCTGCAGGGGCATTTGGTCCATTTGCAGGAGGTGCTGCGCGAGGAAAGCGGAATTGGGAAAAAGTTGGATTTTATTGTTCAGGAAATGAACAGAGAGACTAATACGATTGCTTCCAAATCGGCTGATATGGAGATGAAAAATATCACCATTAACTTAAAGAACATTATTGAAAAAATCAGAGAACAAGTACAGAATATTGAGTGA
- a CDS encoding guanylate kinase, producing MNKGKLYVISGFSGAGKGTVVRALIDRRPEIALSVSATTRTPRQGEVYGKHYYFLEKKVFEDMIAGDELYEYASYLDNYYGTPRKFVQEKLDAGIDVILEIEMQGALQVKQRAPEAVLIFIVPPKVEILKTRLLNRNTESAEIIERRLKKSSAEVVQMIHYDYIIENNQLEVCVEDVIAVMRAEKIRQVDKHQVMERLCQEFSEILKGEK from the coding sequence GTGAATAAAGGCAAATTATATGTTATTTCCGGCTTTTCGGGAGCGGGCAAGGGAACGGTCGTGAGGGCGCTGATTGATCGCCGCCCGGAAATTGCCCTGTCGGTTTCGGCTACGACCAGAACGCCCCGTCAGGGTGAGGTTTACGGCAAACATTATTATTTTTTGGAAAAAAAAGTATTTGAAGATATGATTGCCGGAGATGAGTTGTATGAGTATGCCAGCTATTTGGACAATTATTACGGAACGCCGCGCAAGTTTGTGCAGGAAAAACTGGATGCGGGGATTGATGTGATTTTGGAGATCGAGATGCAGGGTGCTTTACAGGTAAAGCAAAGAGCGCCGGAGGCGGTGCTGATTTTTATTGTTCCACCCAAGGTCGAAATTTTAAAAACCCGGTTATTAAACCGCAATACCGAATCGGCGGAGATAATTGAGCGGCGGCTTAAAAAATCATCAGCTGAGGTTGTGCAGATGATTCATTATGATTATATTATAGAAAACAATCAGTTGGAAGTCTGCGTCGAAGATGTGATTGCGGTTATGCGGGCTGAAAAAATCAGGCAGGTGGATAAGCATCAGGTGATGGAACGCCTGTGTCAGGAATTTAGCGAGATATTGAAAGGAGAAAAATAA
- a CDS encoding GTPase Era, with the protein MDKPFKSGFIALVGRPNVGKSTLMNTLLGQKIAIMSPKPQTTRNRIQTILTTEDKQIVFVDTPGIHKPKSKLGEYMNTAAIFSLTEVDLIFWLIEPTETVGAGDQFIAERLREAKTPVILVVNKIDTVEKPFLLKVIEAYKDLYPFLEIIPISALKADNTERLMELIDTHLPEGPKYFPDDMITDQPEKQIVSELIREKVLKLLQEEIPHGVAVTVDSMKESEDGAQMEIEATIVCEKKSHKPILLGKGGSMIKQIGILARRDIEAFFLNHVRLNLWVKVKENWRDSEFLMKNYGYRKGE; encoded by the coding sequence ATGGATAAACCATTTAAGTCCGGTTTTATTGCCCTGGTCGGCCGTCCGAATGTCGGTAAGTCAACATTGATGAACACGCTTTTAGGGCAAAAGATTGCGATTATGTCGCCGAAGCCCCAGACGACCCGGAACCGGATTCAAACTATTTTGACAACGGAAGATAAGCAGATTGTTTTTGTGGATACCCCCGGAATTCATAAGCCGAAAAGCAAGCTGGGCGAATATATGAATACAGCGGCCATTTTTTCCTTAACGGAAGTGGACTTGATTTTTTGGCTGATTGAGCCAACGGAGACAGTCGGAGCCGGGGATCAATTTATTGCCGAAAGGCTAAGGGAAGCGAAAACACCGGTCATTTTGGTTGTCAATAAGATTGATACGGTGGAAAAACCGTTTTTATTAAAGGTAATTGAGGCGTATAAGGACTTATATCCGTTTTTGGAAATTATTCCGATTTCGGCATTAAAAGCGGATAACACCGAAAGACTGATGGAATTGATTGACACCCATTTGCCGGAGGGACCGAAGTATTTTCCGGACGATATGATTACCGACCAGCCGGAAAAACAAATTGTTTCGGAACTGATTCGGGAAAAAGTTCTAAAGTTATTGCAGGAAGAGATTCCGCACGGCGTGGCGGTTACGGTTGACAGTATGAAGGAATCCGAGGACGGTGCGCAGATGGAGATCGAGGCGACCATTGTCTGCGAAAAAAAGAGTCATAAGCCGATTCTTTTGGGCAAGGGCGGCAGTATGATCAAACAAATCGGTATTTTGGCCAGAAGAGATATTGAAGCGTTCTTTTTAAATCATGTCCGGCTGAATTTATGGGTAAAAGTAAAAGAAAACTGGCGGGACAGCGAGTTTTTAATGAAAAATTACGGTTACAGAAAAGGAGAATAA
- the rpoZ gene encoding DNA-directed RNA polymerase subunit omega: MLHPSYSDLMTVINARNDDINLKSRYSIIIAAAKRARQLVDEKGLLDKKAISVSVEELYQGKINIKK; this comes from the coding sequence ATGCTGCACCCTTCTTATTCCGATTTAATGACGGTGATCAATGCCAGAAATGACGATATCAATTTAAAAAGCCGTTATTCCATCATTATTGCGGCGGCCAAACGTGCCCGTCAGCTGGTAGATGAAAAAGGATTGCTGGATAAAAAAGCGATTTCTGTTTCTGTTGAGGAACTTTATCAGGGGAAAATCAATATTAAAAAATAA